Proteins found in one Leptolyngbya sp. CCY15150 genomic segment:
- a CDS encoding FAD-binding oxidoreductase, which yields MTHTEQILSQLPGDSLSGLRRLDARWQDYKQGHIPSPTVVHQDDTSLASPDWDVAVCGGTLGIMIGCALAQRGWRVAVLERGVLKGREQEWNISRHELAALVQVGLLSAAELEAAIATDYGPARIQFGDGPGVWVDGVLNSGVDPVILLDCLKQRFLEAGGQVLEQTAVESLTVHSNGVAIATRQGDHVQTFTTRLVLDAMGHFSPIALQARQGAPPDAACLVVGTCASGYPENATGDLFVSFTPIQHQCQYFWEAFPAKDGRTTYLFTYVDLHPDRPSLESLFDDYLRLLPDYQGVELDSLTWKRALFGFFPCYRHSPLRSPWDRILPIGDSSGSQSPLSFGGFGNMIRHLDRLTQGIHSALDADLLSQAALARLQPYQPNLSVTWLFQKAMSVGVQQAIAPQQINELLAAVFQEMSQLGDPVLKPFLQDVVQFPALLQTLVRTGLFHPGTVINVVPQVGILALLAWTRHYLNLGLYAALFQIGALWQSQIKTLPNPQRYYLSRLLDAWQYGSGQDYHLPPSSNGSKPERSPL from the coding sequence ATGACCCACACTGAACAGATTCTCTCCCAACTCCCCGGTGATAGCCTCAGCGGTCTGCGTCGCCTAGATGCCCGCTGGCAGGACTACAAACAGGGCCACATTCCCAGCCCGACGGTCGTCCATCAAGATGATACCAGCCTTGCGTCGCCCGACTGGGACGTGGCTGTTTGTGGCGGCACGCTGGGGATTATGATCGGCTGCGCCTTGGCCCAGCGGGGTTGGCGGGTGGCGGTGCTGGAGCGCGGTGTGCTCAAGGGCCGGGAGCAGGAGTGGAATATTTCGCGCCACGAACTGGCGGCCTTGGTGCAGGTGGGGCTGCTGTCGGCGGCGGAATTAGAGGCTGCGATCGCCACGGACTATGGCCCGGCACGCATTCAGTTTGGCGATGGCCCAGGCGTTTGGGTCGATGGTGTCCTTAACAGCGGTGTGGATCCGGTGATCCTGCTGGACTGCCTGAAACAGCGATTTCTAGAGGCGGGCGGGCAGGTGCTGGAGCAGACGGCGGTGGAGTCTCTCACGGTTCACAGCAACGGGGTGGCGATCGCGACCCGCCAAGGCGATCACGTTCAGACCTTCACCACCCGCTTAGTGCTGGATGCCATGGGGCATTTTTCGCCCATTGCCCTACAGGCCCGCCAAGGTGCGCCACCCGACGCCGCTTGTTTAGTCGTCGGCACCTGTGCCAGTGGCTACCCGGAAAATGCCACCGGCGACCTCTTTGTCTCCTTCACGCCGATTCAGCACCAGTGCCAGTATTTTTGGGAAGCGTTTCCTGCCAAGGATGGCCGCACCACCTATCTCTTCACTTATGTGGATCTGCACCCCGATCGCCCTAGCTTAGAAAGCCTATTTGACGACTATTTACGCCTCTTGCCGGATTATCAAGGCGTTGAGCTAGATAGCCTCACCTGGAAACGCGCCCTCTTTGGCTTTTTTCCTTGCTATCGCCACAGTCCCCTACGATCGCCCTGGGATCGAATTCTGCCCATTGGCGACAGCAGCGGCAGTCAGTCACCCCTAAGTTTTGGCGGCTTTGGCAACATGATTCGCCATCTCGATCGCCTCACCCAGGGCATCCATAGCGCCCTCGATGCCGACCTGCTCAGCCAAGCGGCCCTAGCGCGCCTGCAGCCCTACCAGCCCAATCTCAGCGTCACCTGGCTGTTCCAAAAAGCCATGAGCGTCGGCGTTCAGCAAGCGATCGCCCCCCAGCAGATCAATGAACTCCTGGCCGCCGTCTTCCAAGAAATGTCCCAGTTGGGCGATCCTGTCCTTAAGCCCTTTTTGCAAGACGTAGTGCAGTTTCCGGCCCTGCTGCAAACCCTGGTGCGCACCGGCCTATTCCATCCAGGCACCGTGATCAACGTCGTCCCCCAAGTGGGCATCCTGGCCCTGCTGGCTTGGACAAGACACTACCTCAATCTGGGGCTCTACGCTGCGCTCTTCCAGATCGGAGCCCTGTGGCAATCTCAGATTAAAACCTTGCCCAA